AAAAGTGGTTAAAAGGATATGATGAAGCAGACATAGAAAAAAAGGATATTGACCTTTTAGGAATTGAGTGGACATCTTGTTTTGTAAGTGATTTGCCTCGTGCGCTTACAACAGCAAAATCAATTTATAATGGTGAGCTTTTCGTGCGCTCTGAGCTCCGTGAAGTTCCGATTTCTCCTTTTTTTAAAAGAAGTATTAAGCTTTCGGTGAAAAGTCATGCTGTAATTATGCGTCTTGCTTGGCTTTGTAATCATTCTTCGCAGACTGAGAAAAAAGCAGAAGTGAAAAAACGAGTGACTACAGTTGTAGACGAAATTTTGGCTGGAAAAAGGGAGAATGTATTAGTTGTAAGTCACGGGGCTCTGATGATTTACTTACGAAAAGAACTGTTAAAAAGAGGTTTTAAAGGCGAACAGTTTACACGAGCTCACAATACTAGAGTTTATTTATATGAAAAAGAGGAATAAAGCTATAGTAAAAAGGCGCTAATGAGAATTAGCGCCTTTTTATTATGAAGCTTCTGTATGGAACGTATTTTTGTTAGATTTTTTAAACGTTGTGAGTGCAAAATAAATAAGAACCATTGCAACGACAAGGATTGAAGACCAAGCGTACATAGCACTGTATCCTAATGCACCAACTGCTTGCCCTAAAATAACGGCACCAATGGCAACTCCTAAATCCATAAAGCTTAGAACCATTGCATTTGCTGTTCCTTTTTTATCTGGAGTAACGCGACTAACAGCCCAAGCTTGGAATGTTGGCTGCATAATCCCATATGCAATACCATAAAAAATACCTGAAGCAACAAGCATACTAAAGTGTGATGTATGTGAAAGGAAAAGAAGACCAATAATACCTGTGATGCACGCAGGATAAATTAAAAACTTATGCCCAAATTGATCATAAATTTTACCTGAAAATGGTCTTGTTAAAACAAGCATTGCTCCAACGATAAGAAAGAAGAAAGAAGTTTTTCCTCCAAGACCAGTATCAGCTCCAAGACCGTCTAAATAGTTCACAATACCGGAAAACGTAATATAAAAAATCATGACAAGAAAACAAGGTAGAAGTGCCTCTCGTGCAAAGGCATGATCAAGAAGTGATTTGGTATGTGAAGCTTTTGGCGGCGTATATTTATAACGAAGGGCAATTCCACCGACAAATGTCAACACTGTTAAACTGATAGAAAAAATAAGAAGAACATTAAAACCGTATGCATGAATAAGTGATAAAGCAATCATTGGACCAACAGAGGTTCCAATACTTGTTGAAAGCCCAAAGTACCCAATTCCTTCTCCAATCCGATTTGGCGGGATTAAATTAGTAGCAAATGTTGCTAAAAGGGTTGTAATGATACCAAACCCAACGCCTTGAATAATACGTAAAGCAATTAAAAATGGGACAGATTCATTGTTAAAGCTTAATGCAATAGCTGCAATAAGAAAGACAAGAGTGATAAGCATTGTTTTTTTCATATTTAGTCTTTCAAGAAACATCCCGATAAATGGTCGAGATAAGATAGCAGCAACCATGAAAACGGTTGTCATTAATCCCCCTGTTGTAGCATTGTTACTAAGATCGCCTACAAAAACAGGGAACCCTCCTAAAAGGGATTGAAGACTTAGGAAGAACAAAAATGTAATCGTGATAATCATCA
This sequence is a window from Priestia filamentosa. Protein-coding genes within it:
- a CDS encoding MFS transporter, whose translation is MEHEKTKLWTGQYVMIITITFLFFLSLQSLLGGFPVFVGDLSNNATTGGLMTTVFMVAAILSRPFIGMFLERLNMKKTMLITLVFLIAAIALSFNNESVPFLIALRIIQGVGFGIITTLLATFATNLIPPNRIGEGIGYFGLSTSIGTSVGPMIALSLIHAYGFNVLLIFSISLTVLTFVGGIALRYKYTPPKASHTKSLLDHAFAREALLPCFLVMIFYITFSGIVNYLDGLGADTGLGGKTSFFFLIVGAMLVLTRPFSGKIYDQFGHKFLIYPACITGIIGLLFLSHTSHFSMLVASGIFYGIAYGIMQPTFQAWAVSRVTPDKKGTANAMVLSFMDLGVAIGAVILGQAVGALGYSAMYAWSSILVVAMVLIYFALTTFKKSNKNTFHTEAS
- a CDS encoding histidine phosphatase family protein yields the protein MKIGLVRHFKVNHPYPTKRVKRSELQKWLKGYDEADIEKKDIDLLGIEWTSCFVSDLPRALTTAKSIYNGELFVRSELREVPISPFFKRSIKLSVKSHAVIMRLAWLCNHSSQTEKKAEVKKRVTTVVDEILAGKRENVLVVSHGALMIYLRKELLKRGFKGEQFTRAHNTRVYLYEKEE